ATCTGGGAACAGATCCAGAATGCCGGATCGAGGGCGATGGTGAATGCTCGATATCGCTCTGGGCGGTGGGTGATCTGTGCGGTCTACGTCGCTCCTCCAAGTGGGGCAGTGCTGGCAAGTCGCCGGTTTCTTGGTGGCCCGGTTGCGAATCAGTGACGTGCGGCGTCTTTAGTGTGAGATGGGTCGGACAGGTTTGCCATCAGCGGAGGTCATGTCGTTGAGAGGTCTTGGCGAGGAGGAGACAGCGGTCGTCACGGAAGTGTATGAGCCGCTGCGCCGGTTTGCAGGTGTTGTCGGTCCGTTGGAGGTGGATCCGGATGACCTTGTCCAGGAGGCCTTTCTGCGCGTGCTACGCCATGGCGCGCTGTCAGGTTTGGAGAACCCAGGTGCGTATTTGAGGCGGGTGGTGGTGAATCTGGCAGCGGATCATCGTCGCCGGTTAGGTCGCCGGCGACGAGCGTTGGCGAGGTTGGCAGCATCGTCTCCGTCTGGTGTTGACCCGGTATTCCCGTCGGATGTTGCTGATCTGCTGCACCTGGAGCCGAGGGCCAGGGCGGTGCTCTTCATGCATGACGTGGAGGGATATTCGTATCAGGAAATCGCAAACCTGTTGGGCCTGAGCGACAGCGCCGCCCGGATGGTGGCGTCGCGAGCCCGCCGACGGTTGAGGGCTGCGTTCGCCGAGGAGGTGTGAGATGGAACAGGATCGTTCGGCATTCGAGTTCTTGGCAACACGCGGCACCCGCGTCGGACCTGACCTGATGGTCGAACGGCTGCAACTAGCGCTGGAGACCGAGCCCGACACCGAGCCGGGTCAGTTCCGCCGCCGGTCTTTCACGAGGAGCTGGTGGGTTCCCGTGGGAGCAGCGGCGGTGGCCGTGACGGTGGTGTTGGTTAGCTTGCTGATTCCTCCTGCTGCGCCATCAGCGGCGGCGGTGTTGGAGCAAGCGGAAGCCGCGGCTGTCCAATCGGCTACACCCGTTCCGGGGATGATGCTGCACCAGGTGGTTGATTTCGAACGGAACCTGGAACCTACTTGTGAGGGAGGAACGGTGAGGATCGGTGGCGGTGAGGGTGGAGAGCCCCGCTACGGCACCGAGTCCTGGTTCGACCCGGCGGGTAACCGGACCCGCGGCCATACCATCTACCCGGATGGGACATCCTCTGATTGGATCGACCTGGGCGGCGTCGAGATCTGGCAGCGAGGCGCCGAGTCGCCGTTCCGGTCAGTGGGGTGTTCAATGAGGGGGGGACCCACTGAACCACCCGACCCGGCCAATCTGGCACTGCTAGATGCCCTCAACG
The Acidimicrobiia bacterium genome window above contains:
- a CDS encoding sigma-70 family RNA polymerase sigma factor, with amino-acid sequence MSLRGLGEEETAVVTEVYEPLRRFAGVVGPLEVDPDDLVQEAFLRVLRHGALSGLENPGAYLRRVVVNLAADHRRRLGRRRRALARLAASSPSGVDPVFPSDVADLLHLEPRARAVLFMHDVEGYSYQEIANLLGLSDSAARMVASRARRRLRAAFAEEV